attaaatttctgcataaaatataataaataatttaaaatttttaaatatcaaaatataaataataatgttaaaataatattctaacgatattttattcaaatttcaactaTCATTTAAAACCTTTTCATCTTCCGTACTAAAGCTTACTCCGGGTTTAGAAACATTCGATTTGAGAGATTTTCACTACATTTCTCAACTTTTCTCTCAACTTTATTTCCTAAGGACACGGCTACTGTGCAGCCTGAGTCCTACTGCGTtgctttttttttcaatttttttttatatttttttaatcactttcttaataaaaaaaataaaaaataaaccttTCACTTTCTTAAACATTTCACGGGCAGAATAGTTTTTCCCTATTTCCAAACatacaaaactaaaaaacatCTAACTCAAATTTTTTCACTCGTCTCAACATATTTtcacttcttaaaaaaaaaataacgtttaaaaataagaaaaatacatgacttaaaaaagagattgagtGTGTGATCGATCAGACCAGGTAGTGTTTTGAGGCCCTCATGGAAGCCATAATAGGCGGCTTCTTTAGCAATATAGGTGGCGGCCTGGCCGATCCTGGACCGTGCCTCCTCGTTCGTCATGCACTGCTTCACCTTGTGGGGGGCGTCGATCCTAACGGCCTTGTCGATCTTGTTAACGGCAGCCGAGCCGATACCATAAGAACTCGAGCACCAGCCCTTAACGGTCGTCTGATCGGGAGCATTCCTTTTAAGAAAATCGCTTGTTGAGTAAAAGTAATCCCACatacccatctctctctctctatctctttctctcgctCGCTCTCTGAAGGAAGATCTGGATGGCAGAAGCCAGACACCAGTGAAAAGAACCTCGAGAATGGATACCCACCTGCTGCTTTGTCTCTGCTTTCAAAAAGTACTTCATAAAAGATGGTGGCACTGCAGCCACCGCTCCCAGCTACGATAGTGTTTTTCgtcctctttattttttattttttttctttattttttccttttcttttaaatataaataaaatggcaaactaatttatataataatattaatttttttatatttaaaatttaaattaatattatttttaataaaatgtattttttaatcaatcatattaaattcatgtatatattaatatatataattatgtttgtaattagattttttatatatattttttaaaaataaaaatttgacaatatcattaaaaaattattttcttaattataaaataaatatatatatataaataataaaaaaaattgtgcagCAATAACTCCAGAAAGAGTTGAGAGCGATGGATTGAGCATTTTTCACGAAGAGTTCAAAAAGATTGCAAGTGTAAGAGCATTAGCATTAGATTGATCGTttcaatctttaaaatttgaaaaatatataacttttttatttttaactaatcattcaAAACTAAAACTATATATTGAATTAGTCATAAcattttctataataataaaatattattatttttttataatttatatttctttaattaatttttagttttcattatttttttattttattttcataatcttcAATAATCTCTAACAACCATATCCTCCAAAATATAGAGTTTGAATTCAAatcaaggatatatatatattgcatattttcattttcatatcctACAAAATACAGAGGGTGGATTCAAATATGAACAATTGCCGTAAAGAATGCAACTATTTTATGAGATTTGATGGGATGTGAGTCTTTTGGAcatttctttagaaaaaatcattttccaagACCACCTGAATGACACAACTTCGAAGATAAAGTAATTTGGCAAGAGCTGGCTTGTTCAGGTGTTTATACACTGCAACAAACACAGAACCATGGCAAGTTTGTATTCGATGCTCCTACAAGACATATTTCGAAAGGCAAAGAATAACTTTAGAAAGAAACTAAGCAAATTAAAATGTCAAAATAAATCAACTTCCCCAACACTCATTCCTGACAGAGTATACACACAAACACATGTAATACTACCCAATCCCCTTTTAGAATTGAAGAGTAAGGTAGCGAGCCGTTGGCATTTCAGAAAAGCTTAACCCAACACAACATGTACAGTCAACAACCATAAGTGCACATTTCAAATATTAATCAAACTATTCCCAATAAATTCATGAGAATTCAGCTAAGatacacaaagaaatcaacTCAACGATAGAGAAACAAGATAGATATAACAAACGCAATATCAGAACAAAGTTCAAACCGTCAATCGGCACCTACCAAATGCTCTAAATTTTACACCATATGATGTGTGTGCGTGAGTGCCTTGTGTGCCAATGAGAGAGAAAGTGTGGGAGGACCACAGAGGAATTGAAGAAGGAAACGTGGAGAATAATAGTACTCCGTATACGAAATTTGCTATTGATACCCAAAGAAACAGAGCAACATAAATGAGAAAAACCAAGGTTAGGCTTAGGGATattatcattttctcttcactcTGAGCAGCTGCTGGAAGGAGAGCTGTGGGCAATTTTActggaagaaaaacaaaaaggagatgTGAAGGGAGagtaaaaggaaaaggaaaagaaaaataattagatgGTCTTGTGAAATGAATGTGCAAGAGAGAAGAGAAGTCTTGCGAAGAAGGAGATGTTGTGGGAAGGAAAACCCAAACGGCTATGCAacagaaaacaataaaatattaatatgaagGTGCTACAGCTCACTTCAAGTATGGAAAGTGGGATGAATTTATTGTAGCTTAAAACCAAGATAGAATGTGTTTAGCCAATTCAATG
This Carya illinoinensis cultivar Pawnee chromosome 11, C.illinoinensisPawnee_v1, whole genome shotgun sequence DNA region includes the following protein-coding sequences:
- the LOC122280594 gene encoding uncharacterized protein LOC122280594; amino-acid sequence: MGMWDYFYSTSDFLKRNAPDQTTVKGWCSSSYGIGSAAVNKIDKAVRIDAPHKVKQCMTNEEARSRIGQAATYIAKEAAYYGFHEGLKTLPGGAPVSNLLKHFEQKSESESHEVRELKALQTKVVKLEEEISICRKLMGQAEIQKPASEEMKSQKAFSFDSEDGGIRAFWI